A genomic window from Nicotiana sylvestris chromosome 11, ASM39365v2, whole genome shotgun sequence includes:
- the LOC104214881 gene encoding uncharacterized protein isoform X3, with amino-acid sequence MLPSDVSQLIFNHLVDSCSLSDNCIEAFRDCALHDMCMGEYTRVKDNWMDVISSQGSSLLSAYISGTEVTDIGLSLLRNCSNLQALGLDYCDKISDGGIKHITGFSNLKYLGFRKCFALTAEAMKSLSGLMKLAKLDIERCPLIHGGFVHLEGLKNLESLSIRGCKCIIDSDLKSLAGLVSLKELQISCDNITNGGVSYLRDLNKLVVLNLEGSDVSALCLDYLTAITSLQSLNLNRCHLTDVGCEKFSTLSNLKELNLGFNNITDKCLEHLKGLTKLEGLYLDSCRISNDGLAHLAGLANLKSLELSDTEVGSDGNLQLSGLTKLEDLNLSFTSVTDNSLKMLSGLTSLRSLNLDTRQITDSGLAVLTAGLTGLTHLDLFGAQITDSGTKYLSYFKNLRSLDLCGGRLTDAGVKNMKDLSSLMFLNLSQNLKLTNTALEYLSGLTSLVSLNVSNSSITNDGLQYLKPLKNLRSLYLEFCGVTACEIKKLQAKALRNLARYRPDQ; translated from the exons ATGCTCCCGAGTGACGTAAGCCAGTTGATTTTTAACCATCTAGTGGACTCATGTAGTCTTTCCGATAACTGTATTGAGGCTTTCAGAGATTGCGCTCTGCAC GATATGTGCATGGGAGAATATACACGAGTAAAAGATAATTGGATGGATGTCATCTCTTCACAAGGATCATCGTTACTGTCCGCATATATCTCTGGTACTGAGGTTACAGATATTGGTTTAAGCCTCCTAAGGAATTGCTCAAACCTCCAAGCTTTAGGTTTGGATTACTGTGACAAAATTTCCGACGGTGGCATAAAGCACATCACTG gtttttcaaatttgaaaTATTTGGGATTTAGAAAATGCTTTGCGCTTACTGCTGAAGCAATGAAAAGTCTATCCGGCTTAATGAAACTGGCCAAGTTGGATATTGAGAGATGTCCTCTAATTCATGGAGGTTTTGTTCATCTTGAAG GTTTAAAAAATCTTGAATCTCTCAGTATAAGAGGATGCAAATGTATCATAGATTCAGACTTGAAGTCTCTTGCAG GGCTTGTGAGTTTGAAGGAACTTCAGATTTCATGTGACAACATAACAAATGGTGGAGTGTCTTATTTGAGAG ATTTGAACAAACTCGTCGTGCTAAATTTGGAAGGGTCTGATGTTAGTGCTCTATGTTTGGATTACCTCACAG CTATCACTTCACTGCAATCGCTAAATCTTAATAGATGTCATCTAACAGATGTTGGATGCGAGAAGTTTTCCA CACTCAGCAATTTGAAAGAGTTGAATCTGGGATTTAACAATATCACGGATAAATGTTTGGAACATTTAAAAG GGCTGACAAAATTGGAAGGCCTCTACTTGGATTCTTGTAGGATTAGCAATGACGGTCTTGCTCATTTAGCTG GACTCGCAAACTTGAAATCTTTGGAGCTGTCTGATACTGAAGTTGGAAGCGATGGAAATCTGCAACTCTCTG GGTTGACAAAGTTGGAGGATCTCAATCTCTCATTCACATCGGTAACTGACAACAGTTTGAAAATGTTATCTGGATTGACATCTCTTAGGTCGCTTAACCTTGATACTCGTCAGATTACTGACTCGGGCCTAGCAGTTCTCACCG CAGGTTTAACTGGATTGACTCACCTCGATCTTTTTGGTGCCCAGATCACGGATTCGGGGACAAAGTATCTGTCAT ATTTCAAGAATCTCCGTTCTCTTGACCTGTGTGGCGGGCGATTGACGGATGCTGGCGTCAAGAACATGAAGGATCTGTCTTCTCTGATGTTTCTGAACTTGTCACAAAACCTGAAGCTAACAAATACAGCCTTGGAATATCTATCAG GATTGACATCGTTGGTCTCTTTAAACGTCTCAAACTCTAGTATCACGAACGATGGCTTGCAGTACCTGAAGCCtcttaagaatttacgctctCTGTACCTGGAATTTTGTGGTGTGACCGCATGTGAAATCAAGAAGCTTCAAGCCAAAGCCCTTCGGAATCTAGCACGATACCGCCCTGATCAGTAA
- the LOC104214881 gene encoding uncharacterized protein isoform X2, whose translation MITSISSQGNSLIMGSVCSCKSDHYADENATRRGFSSRYFKFGSSKWIEPYLFLPAGCCQFRSSCPSLMELCIHKICEDIDKYHSFSMLPSDVSQLIFNHLVDSCSLSDNCIEAFRDCALHDMCMGEYTRVKDNWMDVISSQGSSLLSAYISGTEVTDIGLSLLRNCSNLQALGLDYCDKISDGGIKHITGFSNLKYLGFRKCFALTAEAMKSLSGLMKLAKLDIERCPLIHGGFVHLEGLKNLESLSIRGCKCIIDSDLKSLAGLVSLKELQISCDNITNGGVSYLRDLNKLVVLNLEGSDVSALCLDYLTAITSLQSLNLNRCHLTDVGCEKFSTLSNLKELNLGFNNITDKCLEHLKGLTKLEGLYLDSCRISNDGLAHLAGLANLKSLELSDTEVGSDGNLQLSGLTKLEDLNLSFTSVTDNSLKMLSGLTSLRSLNLDTRQITDSGLAVLTGLTGLTHLDLFGAQITDSGTKYLSYFKNLRSLDLCGGRLTDAGVKNMKDLSSLMFLNLSQNLKLTNTALEYLSGLTSLVSLNVSNSSITNDGLQYLKPLKNLRSLYLEFCGVTACEIKKLQAKALRNLARYRPDQ comes from the exons ATGATAACGAGCATCTCTTCTCAAGGGAATTCCTTGATTATGGGGAGTGTTTGTTCATGTAAAAGTGACCATTATGCTGATGAGAATGCAACTAGAAGAGGTTTCTCTAGTAGATACTTCAAATTTGGGAGCTCAAAATGGATAGAGCCTTACCTTTTTCTTCCTGCTGGATGTTGTCAATTTCGAAGCAGTTGTCCGTCCCTCATGGAATTGTGCATTCATAAAATATGTGAG GACATTGACAAATACCATTCATTTTCAATGCTCCCGAGTGACGTAAGCCAGTTGATTTTTAACCATCTAGTGGACTCATGTAGTCTTTCCGATAACTGTATTGAGGCTTTCAGAGATTGCGCTCTGCAC GATATGTGCATGGGAGAATATACACGAGTAAAAGATAATTGGATGGATGTCATCTCTTCACAAGGATCATCGTTACTGTCCGCATATATCTCTGGTACTGAGGTTACAGATATTGGTTTAAGCCTCCTAAGGAATTGCTCAAACCTCCAAGCTTTAGGTTTGGATTACTGTGACAAAATTTCCGACGGTGGCATAAAGCACATCACTG gtttttcaaatttgaaaTATTTGGGATTTAGAAAATGCTTTGCGCTTACTGCTGAAGCAATGAAAAGTCTATCCGGCTTAATGAAACTGGCCAAGTTGGATATTGAGAGATGTCCTCTAATTCATGGAGGTTTTGTTCATCTTGAAG GTTTAAAAAATCTTGAATCTCTCAGTATAAGAGGATGCAAATGTATCATAGATTCAGACTTGAAGTCTCTTGCAG GGCTTGTGAGTTTGAAGGAACTTCAGATTTCATGTGACAACATAACAAATGGTGGAGTGTCTTATTTGAGAG ATTTGAACAAACTCGTCGTGCTAAATTTGGAAGGGTCTGATGTTAGTGCTCTATGTTTGGATTACCTCACAG CTATCACTTCACTGCAATCGCTAAATCTTAATAGATGTCATCTAACAGATGTTGGATGCGAGAAGTTTTCCA CACTCAGCAATTTGAAAGAGTTGAATCTGGGATTTAACAATATCACGGATAAATGTTTGGAACATTTAAAAG GGCTGACAAAATTGGAAGGCCTCTACTTGGATTCTTGTAGGATTAGCAATGACGGTCTTGCTCATTTAGCTG GACTCGCAAACTTGAAATCTTTGGAGCTGTCTGATACTGAAGTTGGAAGCGATGGAAATCTGCAACTCTCTG GGTTGACAAAGTTGGAGGATCTCAATCTCTCATTCACATCGGTAACTGACAACAGTTTGAAAATGTTATCTGGATTGACATCTCTTAGGTCGCTTAACCTTGATACTCGTCAGATTACTGACTCGGGCCTAGCAGTTCTCACCG GTTTAACTGGATTGACTCACCTCGATCTTTTTGGTGCCCAGATCACGGATTCGGGGACAAAGTATCTGTCAT ATTTCAAGAATCTCCGTTCTCTTGACCTGTGTGGCGGGCGATTGACGGATGCTGGCGTCAAGAACATGAAGGATCTGTCTTCTCTGATGTTTCTGAACTTGTCACAAAACCTGAAGCTAACAAATACAGCCTTGGAATATCTATCAG GATTGACATCGTTGGTCTCTTTAAACGTCTCAAACTCTAGTATCACGAACGATGGCTTGCAGTACCTGAAGCCtcttaagaatttacgctctCTGTACCTGGAATTTTGTGGTGTGACCGCATGTGAAATCAAGAAGCTTCAAGCCAAAGCCCTTCGGAATCTAGCACGATACCGCCCTGATCAGTAA
- the LOC104214881 gene encoding uncharacterized protein isoform X1, which produces MITSISSQGNSLIMGSVCSCKSDHYADENATRRGFSSRYFKFGSSKWIEPYLFLPAGCCQFRSSCPSLMELCIHKICEDIDKYHSFSMLPSDVSQLIFNHLVDSCSLSDNCIEAFRDCALHDMCMGEYTRVKDNWMDVISSQGSSLLSAYISGTEVTDIGLSLLRNCSNLQALGLDYCDKISDGGIKHITGFSNLKYLGFRKCFALTAEAMKSLSGLMKLAKLDIERCPLIHGGFVHLEGLKNLESLSIRGCKCIIDSDLKSLAGLVSLKELQISCDNITNGGVSYLRDLNKLVVLNLEGSDVSALCLDYLTAITSLQSLNLNRCHLTDVGCEKFSTLSNLKELNLGFNNITDKCLEHLKGLTKLEGLYLDSCRISNDGLAHLAGLANLKSLELSDTEVGSDGNLQLSGLTKLEDLNLSFTSVTDNSLKMLSGLTSLRSLNLDTRQITDSGLAVLTAGLTGLTHLDLFGAQITDSGTKYLSYFKNLRSLDLCGGRLTDAGVKNMKDLSSLMFLNLSQNLKLTNTALEYLSGLTSLVSLNVSNSSITNDGLQYLKPLKNLRSLYLEFCGVTACEIKKLQAKALRNLARYRPDQ; this is translated from the exons ATGATAACGAGCATCTCTTCTCAAGGGAATTCCTTGATTATGGGGAGTGTTTGTTCATGTAAAAGTGACCATTATGCTGATGAGAATGCAACTAGAAGAGGTTTCTCTAGTAGATACTTCAAATTTGGGAGCTCAAAATGGATAGAGCCTTACCTTTTTCTTCCTGCTGGATGTTGTCAATTTCGAAGCAGTTGTCCGTCCCTCATGGAATTGTGCATTCATAAAATATGTGAG GACATTGACAAATACCATTCATTTTCAATGCTCCCGAGTGACGTAAGCCAGTTGATTTTTAACCATCTAGTGGACTCATGTAGTCTTTCCGATAACTGTATTGAGGCTTTCAGAGATTGCGCTCTGCAC GATATGTGCATGGGAGAATATACACGAGTAAAAGATAATTGGATGGATGTCATCTCTTCACAAGGATCATCGTTACTGTCCGCATATATCTCTGGTACTGAGGTTACAGATATTGGTTTAAGCCTCCTAAGGAATTGCTCAAACCTCCAAGCTTTAGGTTTGGATTACTGTGACAAAATTTCCGACGGTGGCATAAAGCACATCACTG gtttttcaaatttgaaaTATTTGGGATTTAGAAAATGCTTTGCGCTTACTGCTGAAGCAATGAAAAGTCTATCCGGCTTAATGAAACTGGCCAAGTTGGATATTGAGAGATGTCCTCTAATTCATGGAGGTTTTGTTCATCTTGAAG GTTTAAAAAATCTTGAATCTCTCAGTATAAGAGGATGCAAATGTATCATAGATTCAGACTTGAAGTCTCTTGCAG GGCTTGTGAGTTTGAAGGAACTTCAGATTTCATGTGACAACATAACAAATGGTGGAGTGTCTTATTTGAGAG ATTTGAACAAACTCGTCGTGCTAAATTTGGAAGGGTCTGATGTTAGTGCTCTATGTTTGGATTACCTCACAG CTATCACTTCACTGCAATCGCTAAATCTTAATAGATGTCATCTAACAGATGTTGGATGCGAGAAGTTTTCCA CACTCAGCAATTTGAAAGAGTTGAATCTGGGATTTAACAATATCACGGATAAATGTTTGGAACATTTAAAAG GGCTGACAAAATTGGAAGGCCTCTACTTGGATTCTTGTAGGATTAGCAATGACGGTCTTGCTCATTTAGCTG GACTCGCAAACTTGAAATCTTTGGAGCTGTCTGATACTGAAGTTGGAAGCGATGGAAATCTGCAACTCTCTG GGTTGACAAAGTTGGAGGATCTCAATCTCTCATTCACATCGGTAACTGACAACAGTTTGAAAATGTTATCTGGATTGACATCTCTTAGGTCGCTTAACCTTGATACTCGTCAGATTACTGACTCGGGCCTAGCAGTTCTCACCG CAGGTTTAACTGGATTGACTCACCTCGATCTTTTTGGTGCCCAGATCACGGATTCGGGGACAAAGTATCTGTCAT ATTTCAAGAATCTCCGTTCTCTTGACCTGTGTGGCGGGCGATTGACGGATGCTGGCGTCAAGAACATGAAGGATCTGTCTTCTCTGATGTTTCTGAACTTGTCACAAAACCTGAAGCTAACAAATACAGCCTTGGAATATCTATCAG GATTGACATCGTTGGTCTCTTTAAACGTCTCAAACTCTAGTATCACGAACGATGGCTTGCAGTACCTGAAGCCtcttaagaatttacgctctCTGTACCTGGAATTTTGTGGTGTGACCGCATGTGAAATCAAGAAGCTTCAAGCCAAAGCCCTTCGGAATCTAGCACGATACCGCCCTGATCAGTAA